The following coding sequences are from one Brooklawnia cerclae window:
- the casB gene encoding type I-E CRISPR-associated protein Cse2/CasB has product MTTVTSPIPDRRRPGESSQLLAAYVGRRATQLQSRYLAQDPRARADLARLRRAVGRSPGSDPAAWDVIFRDFPPELMGRNDAPSPAELAVNAALCLFGVHLQSADKPMHVQDQGLGRAVRLLSRPEDTETFSAPTMRRFHALGTATSLVEVLHHARGLIQQFRAGGIGLDYGRLADDFYWLQRPASADNVRLRWARDLYRIDPQTENSPEKEISE; this is encoded by the coding sequence ATGACAACAGTCACTTCGCCGATTCCGGATCGCCGACGGCCCGGCGAATCGAGCCAATTGCTCGCAGCGTACGTTGGGCGGCGTGCGACCCAGCTTCAGTCGCGCTATCTTGCGCAGGATCCGCGTGCCCGCGCCGACCTCGCACGACTGCGGCGCGCGGTTGGCCGCAGTCCCGGGAGTGATCCGGCGGCCTGGGATGTTATTTTCCGCGATTTTCCGCCCGAGCTGATGGGCCGGAACGATGCTCCCTCGCCGGCTGAGCTTGCCGTAAATGCAGCACTCTGTCTGTTCGGTGTGCATCTGCAATCCGCTGACAAACCCATGCACGTCCAGGATCAAGGTTTGGGCCGCGCAGTCCGCTTGCTATCACGACCCGAGGATACCGAGACGTTCTCGGCTCCGACGATGCGCCGCTTCCACGCTCTCGGCACAGCGACATCGCTGGTCGAGGTATTGCACCACGCTCGCGGCTTGATCCAGCAGTTTCGAGCGGGTGGCATCGGCCTTGACTACGGGCGTCTCGCTGACGATTTTTACTGGCTTCAACGCCCGGCCTCTGCAGACAACGTCCGATTGCGTTGGGCGCGTGACCTTTACCGAATCGACCCACAAACCGAAAATAGTCCCGAAAAGGAGATTTCCGAATGA
- the cas5e gene encoding type I-E CRISPR-associated protein Cas5/CasD yields the protein MSTLLLRLAGPLQSWGDSSRFNHRRTREEPTKSGVLGLLAAADGRRRTDPIEDLLALRFGVRTDQQGTLIRDFQTEIDWRSGRSMPLTHRHYLADAAFLAALEGDSSLIEALKDTLTHPAFPLYLGRRACPPDGKLVIGVRETSFLDALVSEPWLASPWYRRKQSRIGVRLPICRDALPGDPVHDTVHDVPVSFDPRNRDYGWRDVVHEYTPPIDNPVGKAPQHDPIALLEE from the coding sequence ATGAGCACGCTGCTCTTGAGACTCGCGGGCCCGTTACAGTCGTGGGGCGATTCCAGCCGGTTCAACCACCGGCGCACACGCGAGGAGCCTACGAAGAGTGGCGTGCTGGGACTGTTGGCCGCAGCGGATGGACGACGGCGTACCGATCCGATTGAAGACCTGCTGGCTTTGAGATTCGGCGTGAGGACCGATCAACAGGGAACTTTGATCCGTGATTTCCAGACCGAAATTGATTGGAGATCGGGCCGCTCCATGCCGCTGACTCACCGGCACTACTTGGCAGATGCAGCTTTCCTCGCGGCACTAGAAGGTGATTCGAGTTTGATCGAAGCACTGAAGGATACGTTGACGCACCCAGCGTTCCCGCTCTACCTGGGACGCCGTGCCTGTCCTCCGGATGGGAAATTGGTCATCGGCGTCCGCGAGACTTCGTTCCTTGATGCGTTGGTTTCGGAGCCTTGGCTAGCCTCGCCATGGTACAGGCGTAAACAGTCCCGAATAGGAGTGCGGCTACCCATTTGTCGTGACGCGCTTCCGGGCGATCCTGTGCACGACACAGTCCATGATGTCCCGGTCTCGTTCGATCCACGAAACCGCGACTACGGCTGGCGAGATGTCGTCCACGAGTACACGCCGCCGATCGACAATCCGGTTGGCAAAGCGCCCCAACATGATCCGATTGCCCTGCTTGAGGAGTGA
- the cas7e gene encoding type I-E CRISPR-associated protein Cas7/Cse4/CasC, with product MTTFIDLHILQTVPPSNINRDDTGSPKTAIYGGVRRARVSSQAWKRATRREFSKYLDESELGERTLIAAERIAEVITELKPELRDRSLELATNVLKAVKIKVTIPKVKDGTESAEKAKTGYLLFVSNPQVRALAELAIANLDGSISAKDVKKALTDGVSIDIALFGRMIADAPDLNVDASAQVAHAISVHGVDNEFDYFTAVDDHAPADNAGAGMIGTVEFNSSTLYRYATVNADQLAKVLGSPKAAAAAVEAFVRAFIVSMPTGKQNTFANRTLPDLVALIVRDDQPVNLVGAFEHPIESENRVVDATRALLRRAEEIDIAFSVSPVLRKALAVGEARERVTEAGIELADLDGLVVSARDTVAGLSTVAQ from the coding sequence ATGACCACCTTCATTGATCTGCACATTCTCCAAACCGTTCCGCCGAGCAACATCAACCGCGATGACACAGGTAGCCCGAAAACTGCCATATACGGCGGAGTCCGCCGCGCTAGGGTATCTAGCCAAGCATGGAAGCGCGCTACACGCCGAGAGTTCAGCAAGTACCTTGATGAGAGCGAATTGGGCGAACGGACCCTGATCGCCGCCGAACGCATCGCGGAAGTGATAACCGAGTTGAAGCCAGAGCTACGAGACCGCTCGCTCGAACTCGCCACGAACGTTCTCAAGGCTGTAAAGATCAAGGTCACCATCCCCAAGGTGAAGGACGGAACCGAATCGGCAGAAAAGGCGAAGACTGGGTACCTGCTGTTCGTTAGCAACCCTCAGGTGCGCGCGTTGGCCGAACTGGCTATCGCCAACCTCGATGGTTCCATCTCAGCCAAGGACGTTAAGAAAGCCCTGACAGACGGCGTGTCTATCGACATCGCTCTGTTCGGCCGAATGATCGCTGATGCGCCGGATCTCAATGTGGATGCCAGCGCTCAGGTTGCTCACGCCATCAGCGTCCATGGTGTTGACAACGAATTTGACTACTTTACTGCCGTTGACGATCATGCCCCCGCCGATAACGCCGGCGCCGGCATGATTGGAACAGTCGAGTTCAACTCCTCCACGTTGTACCGATACGCCACAGTCAACGCGGACCAACTCGCCAAAGTGCTGGGGTCACCGAAGGCTGCTGCAGCCGCAGTGGAAGCATTCGTTCGCGCGTTCATCGTCTCGATGCCAACGGGCAAGCAGAATACATTCGCCAACCGGACGCTGCCGGACCTCGTCGCACTGATCGTCCGCGATGACCAGCCTGTCAACCTCGTGGGTGCATTCGAGCACCCGATCGAGTCTGAGAACCGCGTTGTTGACGCCACTCGAGCACTCCTACGCCGGGCTGAGGAGATCGACATCGCATTTTCCGTTAGCCCCGTCTTACGGAAAGCCCTTGCTGTCGGCGAAGCCCGCGAAAGGGTGACTGAGGCTGGCATCGAGCTTGCAGACCTCGACGGACTGGTCGTCTCTGCCCGAGACACTGTGGCAGGGCTGTCAACGGTGGCGCAATGA
- a CDS encoding aminotransferase class V-fold PLP-dependent enzyme, translated as MEDIPAPLRLLDGRLARDMWTLSEGVVHLNHGSFGAVPREVQEHQNRLRASMDADPVAWFATLPQRIGAAREHVADLLGVDRRALAFVPNATAGASAVFRSLPECPGGDVVVTDHGYGAVTYGAQRLAQRWGGRLVTAHVGLDADAGAAADAVVDALTPAARLLVVDHITSSTARSFPVREIAVRAAERGVLTLVDGAHVPGLYNDWVADGPWDYWVGNLHKFACAPRGTAVIVARDDRRDGLYPVVDSWGTPLPFPERFDWQGTLDLTSYLTAAHSWELLEQTWGWGVLLEYQRHLADYGERIIADAFAEATGEDHRVDVGQPVNAIRLIRLPSGMATDHDSADALRDRFVAETDAEAAFTSFGGRGYLRISVHAYNTAGDLEEFAGRYVPLLVRWAREEHR; from the coding sequence GTGGAAGACATTCCGGCACCACTCCGTCTGCTGGACGGTCGGCTCGCACGGGACATGTGGACGCTCTCGGAGGGGGTCGTCCATCTCAATCACGGGTCGTTCGGGGCTGTGCCCCGAGAGGTGCAGGAACATCAGAATCGCCTGCGGGCTTCGATGGACGCCGACCCGGTGGCGTGGTTCGCCACCCTGCCGCAGCGAATCGGTGCGGCCCGGGAGCATGTCGCCGACCTGCTCGGCGTCGACCGGCGTGCGCTGGCCTTCGTCCCCAATGCGACGGCCGGGGCGAGCGCGGTGTTCCGCAGCCTGCCCGAGTGCCCGGGTGGTGACGTCGTCGTCACCGACCACGGGTACGGGGCGGTGACCTACGGTGCGCAGCGGCTCGCCCAGCGATGGGGCGGGCGCCTGGTGACCGCACACGTCGGCCTGGACGCGGACGCCGGTGCCGCGGCCGATGCCGTCGTCGACGCGCTCACCCCTGCGGCGCGGCTGCTCGTCGTCGACCACATCACCTCGTCCACGGCGCGGTCGTTCCCGGTACGGGAGATCGCCGTTCGCGCCGCCGAGCGGGGCGTGCTCACGCTGGTGGACGGCGCCCACGTGCCGGGCCTGTACAACGACTGGGTCGCCGACGGGCCGTGGGACTACTGGGTCGGCAACCTCCACAAGTTCGCCTGCGCGCCGCGCGGCACAGCTGTCATCGTCGCGAGGGACGACCGGCGCGACGGACTGTATCCGGTGGTCGACAGCTGGGGGACGCCGCTGCCGTTCCCGGAGCGTTTCGACTGGCAGGGGACCCTCGATCTGACCTCGTACCTCACGGCGGCCCACAGCTGGGAACTCCTCGAGCAGACCTGGGGATGGGGTGTGCTCCTCGAGTATCAGCGGCATCTGGCTGACTACGGCGAAAGGATCATCGCGGACGCTTTCGCGGAGGCGACCGGCGAAGATCACCGGGTCGACGTGGGACAGCCGGTCAACGCGATCCGGCTCATCCGGCTGCCCAGCGGAATGGCCACCGACCACGACTCGGCCGATGCGCTGCGCGACCGTTTCGTCGCCGAGACCGATGCCGAGGCCGCCTTCACCAGCTTCGGCGGACGCGGATACCTGCGGATCTCGGTGCACGCCTACAACACCGCAGGCGATCTGGAGGAGTTCGCCGGACGATACGTGCCGCTGCTGGTGCGCTGGGCGCGGGAGGAACACCGCTAG
- the cas1e gene encoding type I-E CRISPR-associated endonuclease Cas1e, with protein sequence MSFLYLEHCVVGRDSNAVTATDERGIVHIPSASLGVLLLGPGTNLTHQAMVLLADSGAAVVWVGEHGVRCYASGRSLARSSRLVEAQAKLVSNRQTRLAVARAMYDMRFESDDDTSSLTMQQLRGREGARVRAIYRDASREHSVQWSGREYSPTDFAASDTINQALSAAHACLYGVVHAVIVALGCSPGLGFVHTGHELSFVYDIADLYKAEITIPIAFRCVGEFEGAWSSADPSAPPDDPIDDLASYTRRRVRDAISDGHILTRCAHDIRRLLLPDEPTTGEEKDAVVLTLWDDKVGRVAAGANYSPDDLDEVDW encoded by the coding sequence TTGTCATTCCTCTATCTCGAGCACTGCGTCGTCGGCCGTGATTCGAATGCAGTCACCGCGACCGACGAACGGGGCATCGTACACATCCCGTCGGCTTCATTGGGAGTGCTGCTGCTCGGACCTGGAACCAATCTCACACATCAAGCCATGGTGCTACTCGCCGACAGCGGGGCTGCCGTGGTCTGGGTCGGTGAGCATGGCGTGCGTTGCTACGCATCTGGACGATCGCTCGCCCGATCATCCAGGCTCGTGGAGGCCCAAGCGAAACTCGTATCGAACAGGCAGACGCGCCTGGCCGTGGCCCGAGCGATGTACGACATGAGATTTGAAAGTGACGACGACACAAGCAGCCTAACGATGCAGCAACTCCGCGGCCGTGAGGGAGCCAGAGTGCGTGCCATCTATCGTGACGCCTCACGCGAGCACAGCGTCCAGTGGTCGGGACGTGAATACAGCCCGACAGACTTTGCTGCGAGTGACACGATCAATCAGGCGCTATCAGCAGCACACGCGTGCCTGTACGGCGTTGTGCACGCTGTCATCGTCGCTCTTGGTTGCTCGCCTGGACTCGGCTTCGTGCATACGGGCCACGAACTGAGCTTTGTCTACGACATCGCCGACCTCTACAAGGCGGAAATCACTATCCCCATTGCTTTCAGATGCGTCGGAGAGTTCGAGGGAGCATGGAGTAGCGCCGATCCGTCTGCTCCGCCAGATGACCCAATCGACGATCTCGCGTCGTACACACGTCGCCGAGTCCGCGATGCCATAAGCGATGGACATATTCTGACCCGGTGTGCGCATGACATCCGGCGACTACTGCTGCCTGACGAACCGACAACGGGTGAAGAGAAAGACGCCGTCGTCTTGACCCTTTGGGACGACAAAGTCGGTCGGGTAGCCGCAGGCGCCAACTACTCGCCCGATGATCTCGATGAGGTGGACTGGTGA
- the cas2e gene encoding type I-E CRISPR-associated endoribonuclease Cas2e translates to MTVIVLTACPVGLRGQLTRWLLEISPGVFVGHISKRVREALWEQIGELVKDGKAIMVSSSSSEQRLEFRVHRNEWEPVDMDGITLIRRNSTSAVTSHRVRANWSTASRMRRRRT, encoded by the coding sequence GTGACAGTAATCGTGCTCACAGCCTGCCCAGTCGGGTTACGGGGCCAACTCACGCGCTGGCTGCTTGAGATCAGCCCCGGCGTATTCGTCGGGCACATCAGCAAGCGAGTCCGTGAGGCCCTCTGGGAACAGATAGGTGAGCTTGTCAAGGACGGAAAGGCTATTATGGTGAGTTCTTCGTCGTCTGAACAGCGGCTGGAGTTTCGAGTACATCGAAACGAATGGGAGCCCGTTGATATGGACGGCATCACGCTTATTCGCCGCAACAGCACGAGCGCAGTCACGTCGCACCGTGTGCGCGCGAACTGGAGTACCGCCAGTCGAATGCGGCGACGACGAACATGA
- a CDS encoding glycosyltransferase: protein MHTRPARAGEIPAQARVRQDDRPVGASAWVLIPAYEPDDRLVELVAALRDVPDEGLFAGIVVVDDGSGPAYVLVFDAVARLGATVLTHQVNRGKAAALRTGTRWILTHAPGSDVVCADSDGQHRPDDIARVARTLAGRAEAGEPQAIVLGSRRFVGDVPLRSRFGNRMTTALMALATGTWIGDTQTGLRGYPAAMLPWVVGVPGERFAYELRVLLEAIRMGRPVVEVGIATVYLDDNASSHFRPVADSLRVMVPLVLFAASGLVAFGVDTLGVLVLEAVSGSLLVAVIGARIVSSAVNFLVNRRVVFGAHREGETRGSVGNVVPESVDSVSEPADAVLGSADVVPGSVDVVPEPVEVVLGSVDVVPEPVEVVPGSVDVVPEPVEGTVATRGAPSNDSAHGTGFSPPIVRQALRYAALAVPLLAAGYVGLWVLTGVGVPLLAAKVLTDATLWVTSYVVQRRFVFARG from the coding sequence ATGCACACCCGACCTGCCCGAGCAGGGGAGATTCCCGCGCAGGCGCGCGTCCGGCAGGACGATCGGCCGGTCGGGGCGAGCGCATGGGTCCTCATCCCGGCCTACGAACCGGACGACCGGCTCGTCGAGCTCGTCGCCGCGCTCCGCGATGTGCCGGACGAGGGCCTTTTCGCAGGGATCGTCGTCGTGGACGACGGCTCGGGGCCGGCATATGTGCTGGTGTTCGACGCGGTGGCGCGGCTCGGGGCGACGGTGCTGACCCATCAGGTCAACCGGGGCAAGGCGGCGGCCCTGCGCACCGGGACACGGTGGATCCTGACCCACGCGCCGGGCAGCGACGTCGTCTGTGCCGACAGTGACGGCCAGCACCGCCCCGACGACATCGCCAGGGTGGCCCGGACGCTGGCCGGGCGGGCCGAGGCCGGCGAGCCTCAGGCCATCGTGCTGGGCAGCAGGCGGTTCGTGGGCGACGTGCCGCTGCGCTCCCGGTTCGGCAACCGGATGACCACGGCCCTGATGGCGCTGGCCACCGGCACATGGATCGGTGACACCCAGACTGGCTTGCGCGGCTACCCGGCCGCCATGCTGCCGTGGGTGGTGGGGGTGCCCGGCGAACGGTTCGCCTACGAACTGCGCGTCCTGCTGGAAGCCATACGCATGGGACGCCCGGTCGTCGAGGTGGGCATCGCCACCGTCTACCTGGACGACAACGCATCGTCCCACTTCCGGCCGGTGGCCGACTCGCTGCGGGTGATGGTGCCCCTGGTGCTGTTCGCAGCTTCGGGACTGGTGGCGTTCGGCGTGGACACGCTGGGAGTGCTCGTCCTCGAAGCCGTGTCGGGAAGCCTGCTGGTGGCGGTCATCGGTGCGCGCATCGTGAGCTCCGCGGTGAACTTCCTCGTCAACCGCCGTGTGGTGTTCGGAGCGCATCGGGAGGGGGAGACCCGTGGGTCTGTCGGCAATGTGGTCCCTGAATCTGTCGATTCGGTCTCTGAGCCTGCCGATGCCGTCCTTGGGTCTGCCGATGTGGTCCCTGGGTCTGTCGATGTGGTCCCTGAGCCTGTCGAAGTGGTCCTTGGGTCTGTCGATGTGGTCCCTGAGCCTGTCGAAGTGGTCCCTGGGTCTGTCGATGTGGTCCCTGAGCCTGTCGAAGGGACCGTTGCGACTCGCGGCGCCCCTTCGAACGACTCAGCCCACGGAACAGGCTTCTCGCCGCCGATCGTGCGTCAGGCCCTGCGGTATGCGGCACTGGCCGTGCCGCTGCTGGCGGCCGGGTATGTGGGGCTGTGGGTGCTCACCGGCGTCGGCGTGCCACTGCTGGCGGCCAAGGTGCTCACCGACGCGACGTTGTGGGTGACCTCGTACGTGGTGCAGCGGCGGTTCGTGTTCGCGCGAGGGTGA
- the cas6e gene encoding type I-E CRISPR-associated protein Cas6/Cse3/CasE gives MYLSRIDLNPMRRQARWLLGNPQAMHATVMGVCTREEPSPSSGGRILWRVDEDGDNVCLYIVSPQRPDLADLSETIGWDGATASVADYDPFLERLEIGRAYAFRLTANPTHVVTMDDGRKRRLGHVTVEYQRSWLLEHANRMGLQIPTTETGHPDVVVHDRQVRTFQRQHRPVTLTIATFDGRGVVANVEALCKTLVDGIGPAKAYGCGLLTLASPAPR, from the coding sequence ATGTATCTATCGCGCATCGACCTGAACCCTATGCGCCGCCAGGCACGCTGGTTATTGGGCAATCCCCAGGCTATGCACGCCACGGTCATGGGCGTATGTACCCGCGAAGAGCCCTCTCCGAGCAGCGGAGGGCGCATTCTTTGGCGAGTTGACGAGGACGGCGACAACGTTTGTCTCTACATCGTTAGTCCCCAGCGACCCGATCTCGCCGATCTCAGTGAAACCATCGGCTGGGATGGTGCCACGGCTTCGGTCGCAGACTATGACCCGTTCTTGGAACGCCTTGAGATCGGGCGGGCCTATGCATTCAGGTTGACTGCCAACCCCACGCACGTGGTCACTATGGATGACGGGCGAAAGCGTCGGCTTGGTCACGTCACGGTTGAATATCAGAGATCCTGGCTACTTGAGCATGCAAACCGGATGGGACTCCAGATACCCACCACCGAGACCGGCCACCCGGATGTCGTCGTCCATGATCGGCAAGTCCGAACCTTCCAGCGACAGCATCGTCCGGTGACCCTTACGATCGCCACCTTCGATGGACGTGGCGTCGTGGCCAACGTCGAGGCTCTCTGCAAAACACTTGTGGACGGGATCGGGCCAGCTAAAGCCTATGGCTGCGGACTTCTCACCCTGGCTTCACCTGCACCACGATGA